One genomic window of Panicum hallii strain FIL2 chromosome 6, PHallii_v3.1, whole genome shotgun sequence includes the following:
- the LOC112896194 gene encoding (DL)-glycerol-3-phosphatase 2-like: MPSADAADATPAAAAPPRAAISHVIFDMDGLLLDTEGFYTAVQEKILARYGMVFDWSVKAKMMGKTTAESTRILFEECGLTGLLTPEEFLEERETMLKELLPTSVAMPGVLRLIHHLHTNGIPLAVATGTHKHHFALKTQNHQEIFSLMHHIVTGDDPDVKAGKPSPDIFLAAMRRFECDVGPSNCLVFEDAPLGVAAAKTAGMHVLMVPDARLDVSHHKEADQVLSSLLDFNPSAWGLPVFKD, encoded by the exons ATGCCAtccgccgacgccgccgacgcgacgcccgcggcggcggcgccgcctaGGGCCGCAATCTCGCACGTCATCTTCGACATGGACGGCCTCCTCCTCG ACACGGAGGGGTTCTACACGGCGGTGCAGGAGAAGATCCTGGCGAGGTACGGCATGGTGTTCGACTGGTCCGTCAAGGCCAAGATGATGGGCAAGACGACGGCCGAGTCCACGCGCATCTTGTTCGAGGAGTGCGGCCTCACCGGTCTTCTCACGCCGGAGGAGTTCCTCGAGGAGCGTGAGACCATGCTCAAGGAGCTCTTGCCCACCAGCGTTGCCATGCCAG GTGTCCTACGCTTGATCCATCATCTACATACTAATGGAATACCACTAGCTGTTGCAACAGG AACCCATAAACATCACTTTGCACTAAAGACTCAAAACCACCAGGAAATATTTTCCCTGATGCATCATATTGTCACGGGGGATGATCCAGATGTGAAGGCTGGCAAGCCATCTCCTGATATTTTTCTTGCTGCCATGAGGAGGTTCGAG TGTGATGTAGGACCCAGTAATTGCTTGGTTTTCGAAGATGCACCATTGGGTGTGGCAGCAGCTAAAACTGCTGGAAT GCATGTATTGATGGTCCCAGATGCACGGTTGGATGTTTCACATCACAAAGAAGCCGACCAAGTTCTCAGTTCACTACTGGATTTCAATCCTAGCGCATGGGGCTTGCCAGTTTTCAAGGATTAG